Proteins from one Candidatus Thorarchaeota archaeon genomic window:
- a CDS encoding SCP2 sterol-binding domain-containing protein translates to MPFFDSTEQLREVFNRFWARAVQETAVMEKLTASKVVVRFDIDRPEIHVTINFRDPGPDGKTGTLSFDSNVEPEIKVWSTSETTNKFWQGKLNTTIAMAKGEVKMEGSIAKALGLLSKIKPLFDIFPQVLNEMGLHHMILK, encoded by the coding sequence ATGCCGTTCTTCGATAGCACAGAACAACTGCGAGAAGTGTTCAACAGGTTCTGGGCAAGAGCAGTCCAGGAGACCGCTGTCATGGAGAAGCTCACTGCCTCAAAGGTGGTCGTGAGATTCGACATTGACCGTCCAGAGATCCACGTCACAATCAACTTCAGAGACCCCGGTCCTGACGGCAAGACTGGTACTCTCAGCTTTGACTCTAATGTCGAGCCCGAAATCAAGGTGTGGAGTACATCAGAGACTACAAACAAGTTCTGGCAGGGTAAACTGAACACAACGATAGCCATGGCGAAGGGAGAGGTCAAGATGGAGGGCTCGATAGCAAAGGCACTTGGCCTCCTGTCCAAGATAAAGCCACTCTTCGACATATTCCCACAGGTCCTGAACGAAATGGGACTGCACCACATGATCCTGAAATAG
- the panB gene encoding 3-methyl-2-oxobutanoate hydroxymethyltransferase → MERSSLPRMTTQKIRQMKGKKKVVMLTAYDAPTAQILSACGIDILLVGDSVGNALLGYESTIPVTLDDIVHHCAAVARGRPDSLIVGDMPFMSYKVSVEQALTNSAILLQKGGAEAVKFEGGTSIVPKVKAVVEAGIPVMGHIGLTPQSIFELGGYRVQGRTRERAERLVQHARDLEEAGVFAIVIELVPHETARMITEAVSVPTIGIGAGPHCDGQVLVLWDMLGLFEGFKPKFVKRYANVRHVISEAVTKYIEEVRAGLFPDAEHSFEMSEEESGRLYGRVKPPD, encoded by the coding sequence ATGGAGAGAAGTTCGTTGCCCAGAATGACAACTCAAAAGATTCGTCAGATGAAAGGTAAGAAGAAGGTGGTCATGCTCACCGCCTATGATGCACCCACCGCTCAGATACTCAGTGCATGTGGGATCGACATACTCCTTGTGGGCGACTCGGTTGGCAACGCGCTTCTCGGGTATGAGAGCACAATCCCTGTCACTCTAGACGACATAGTGCATCACTGCGCCGCTGTGGCGAGGGGTAGACCTGACAGCCTAATTGTCGGCGATATGCCATTCATGTCTTACAAGGTCAGCGTGGAACAGGCGCTGACGAACTCAGCCATCTTACTCCAGAAAGGCGGCGCTGAAGCAGTGAAGTTCGAGGGCGGAACCAGTATCGTGCCCAAGGTGAAGGCCGTAGTTGAAGCGGGCATTCCAGTCATGGGTCACATAGGCCTGACTCCGCAGTCGATCTTTGAGCTAGGTGGTTATCGCGTGCAGGGTCGGACGAGGGAACGAGCTGAGAGGCTCGTGCAACACGCAAGGGATTTGGAAGAAGCCGGAGTCTTTGCAATCGTGATTGAACTGGTCCCCCATGAGACTGCCAGAATGATCACCGAGGCAGTTAGCGTGCCTACTATTGGTATCGGGGCAGGTCCGCACTGCGACGGGCAAGTGCTTGTCCTGTGGGACATGCTGGGACTGTTTGAGGGCTTCAAACCAAAGTTCGTGAAGCGATATGCGAATGTGCGCCATGTCATTAGTGAGGCTGTGACAAAGTACATCGAGGAGGTTCGGGCAGGACTGTTTCCCGACGCCGAACACAGCTTCGAGATGTCAGAAGAAGAGTCTGGTCGTCTTTACGGACGCGTGAAACCCCCCGACTGA
- a CDS encoding DUF1858 domain-containing protein: MSIQEVVMRWPKTTETFIEFGLHCLGCMAARFENIEQGAKAHGIDVDALIDALNKVANNQK; this comes from the coding sequence ATGTCGATTCAGGAAGTAGTAATGAGATGGCCTAAGACCACAGAGACGTTCATCGAGTTTGGGTTGCACTGTCTCGGTTGCATGGCTGCAAGGTTCGAAAACATCGAGCAGGGCGCAAAAGCACACGGGATAGACGTGGATGCGCTCATCGATGCGCTGAACAAGGTGGCCAATAATCAGAAGTGA